From Intestinibacillus sp. Marseille-P6563, one genomic window encodes:
- a CDS encoding plasmid mobilization protein: MGDNNARWSLTQSKAPFFDEVKKMNLEKKQVRRKRKNLMIFYVTDDEKNMIKERMKNIGMRNFSQYARKMVLDGYVIRQDFSEIKKLTQVLGYLSRNINQIALRVNQTHNIYQSDIEDLQRDYASVKRKLLDYLSSKVD; the protein is encoded by the coding sequence ATGGGTGATAATAACGCTCGATGGAGCCTTACTCAAAGTAAGGCTCCATTTTTTGATGAGGTGAAAAAAATGAATCTTGAGAAAAAACAGGTACGGAGAAAAAGAAAAAATCTGATGATTTTTTATGTCACAGATGATGAGAAGAATATGATTAAAGAAAGGATGAAAAATATAGGAATGAGAAATTTCTCTCAGTATGCTAGAAAGATGGTACTGGATGGCTATGTAATACGACAAGACTTTTCAGAAATCAAGAAGCTTACTCAAGTGCTGGGTTACTTATCGAGAAATATCAATCAAATTGCATTACGTGTAAATCAAACCCACAATATCTATCAATCAGATATAGAGGATTTACAAAGGGACTATGCCAGTGTAAAACGAAAACTTTTAGATTATCTGAGTAGCAAAGTTGACTGA